TGCCATGAGCGAGAATAGCCAGATGGGCCCCAAGAGTAGAACTCGGGTTTGCCGGCGTCTTTTAAGACCGGTTATGGTGAGCAGGCTTGCTATGAGGAAGTAGAATAGTGGTGAGAGTGACGAGAGTTCCATCTTGCAAAGTGCGAGAACCTTCAAGGCTTGACAGGAAAAATGAGGATTGGCAGGTAGGGTAGGTATAGGAAAGTATCCTAGTTTCAAGCCAAGACTTGCGTTATTTCGAAACTGGGCGCATGTTGATTTATTACCATATTCGAACAGCATCGGCATATGTAACCAAGGTATGCCCTAACCTGCCCTGGCCTATTTGACCACTTCGCCAGCGttcttatttttcttttgccTACTATTCGTATCCCGCAATAACAAGCGCGACCTATGCATCAGGTAGTTCATCCTAGGAAGCGAGAATAACCCACCATGTTGGGGGCCCAAACTCCGCCGTTCTACTCCGTCTATCCGGCTACTCCGGCTTCCCCACAGAGTGGCTAGTACTTAGAACTGCCAAGGTTCATTTAAAGTGGCTTACCCTGTCGAAGATGTCTTCTACTGCAGATATCCTATTTTTCCGGGGCCGCCCCCATTCCCTGGATAGACGGATCTTCACGTAGGATCACAATGCCGGCGCTACTTTTGATGCAACTCCTTGGCTTCTCCAAGTCGGGCTTTGGGTTCAGACTGAGACTCAATTCGCTGCCATAAACGAGCGAGATATTGGATGGATTCTCTGTTGAGACTTTATGCCTCATATCCAGGTTGGGTATCCTTTTCCCGGTCATGGAAGGTTATGCGAGATATCAACGGCAAGGACTATGCCATGCACTATGCCATGGGCTCAAGATGGGTATAAAGAGCCTGTCCTGTCCGCCTTCACCTACATCTAGttcttcccatcctcatcctcaataACACAAGACAACAACTTCTTTCTCAACCATTACAACCACTACCTCAAATATGGCACCCCTGTCCCTGAAAGCCAAAGGCCTCGGCGCCGCCATGGCCGTGTACCTGTTAGGCCAGCCGATCCAGTGCCCGTTCATTATACCCCCTCTTGTCGGCGACGCTGTGGCCTTGACCGTCGCGCAGGTCGGCTCCGCAGCGGCCAGCTTCGGCGGTGCGATTGCCGGGGGCGCAGTTGCATCCAATGATAAGAGAGGCTTTGATCTAAACAGCCGCGCCGCCCAGGTCGAGGCACCCGAGGGAGTTCCCCAGTACAACTTTGATCAGTGCGTGGACAGCTTAGTGGACCCGGCAGTCAGTGTGACGGTGACTGGTCCTGTTGAGAACAACGGTGAGCAAGCAGCGCCCCTTTTGGTTATCAGGCTAGGCTAATTGCTACATCTCTCAGGTGTCCAAATCGACGGCCTGACTTCTCAGTGCATGGTTCTTGGTAATGTCATCACCGGCGATGTGGAGGGCCCCGTGGCGACTCCCTGTGGCTCTGCGTGTCTGCTGTACAACAACCTGGACTCGGACCAGTATTCGCAGATGCAGTCCACTTTTGAGGAACTGAAGAACCTGTAGCGCCTTTGCCTGATCTGTGCTGGTAGTGTTTTGGTGGTTAGTATGAGGCTTTTCGATATTATCGGTATGACAGCTGACACTGGTGTATGTTGTCAGTTTGTCCTTACTGGATCGCATTGAGATTATGGTTATACAGAAGACATCCATACAACAGTTTCATTCTTCTGTATTTAAACTGTAATACTTGGTCTAGTTAATAGCGATGGAAAGGCAGAGACTCGTGATCAAGAAACCAAAACATTCATAGTGTCGAATGTAGATacttatattctttattaacAAATGAAACTCCCTTGCTTGGTACGAGATATATGATATCCCTTCGCCTTTGCCACAGTATAGTTGTCTATCCTGTGGAAAATATCTACAAGGCCCATATCGAAAAGAGTGCATTTGTCTGATGAGATGGACGGTGACGCAGGATAAGAATCATTTTTGTAAATATAATTTTCCTTTACCCTGTTGACCAGTACGTCTTCAGGCTGGCCGCTAGTAGTTCTGATTGGTAAGATACCTGACCAACATCTGCCTCGGAATCTGCGAGTGGTCTGCAAGGAACTAGGTGATTATAATAGCAGGTTTATCCGGCTGACAAGGCTCGGATCTACCAGCGAAATAAGTAAGGCTCAGAAATACTCAGGCCTGGACTCCGTAAATTATCTTGAGATAAGAACTCCCTTAATCTGCTTTTATCAGTCCTCGTAATGGCCAAGAAACTCTCAAACTTCGTTGACGACACGCTAGAAGGTCTTGTATTCATAGATGCCTTCTACCAGGGCTTTGGCAAGTGCCGGTTCTATGCTAATTCTGATTCGTTCTACACCGGTCATGTGATTAGGGTACGAGAACGAGGGCATACGTCTTCGAATGCAAAGCAGAAGGCACATCCCACTAACCTCAAGACGAAAGACAATTAGGAAGAGTAATGAAATAATATACCCGAAAACACGCCATCCGCAACAGCCCCATTTGAtgggaggccatggtcggtAGACTCCCGCCGACGGGACTGTTAGCGTTGACGAAAACTCTACTCTAGCTAGCATTCAATAATCGCTAGATTCGCTTTTATGACAGGCCTTTGAGTATATAGGACGCTGAAATCACTATAGGTTCTTAGGTTCTGCAGGCTGTCGGATGGCGACGCCTTCTATGCTGAAGCAAGTGATCCCGTCTGCCAAAAGCCTGGCGACATCCCTCAATCTCGCAGACGTACGCGTCAGGCCGGATATGGATGGACTTGAGGTGGCGGAGCAAGTCATGTTCGCGCCGGAAGAGAGTCATACTCTGGCAGTTTTGCCATTTGCATTGGAAGAAGATAGGACCGGGTGAAGTAATATCTCTACTTGGAGTATTAGATCTCTGTAAGACGGGCCATGTGGTGTAGCAAGGTAAGATTCTCACCGATTTAGACAGTGACTGGTTTCGTGAACTGTTTGGAATCCAGTTATATTGTCAGCCAAGGCGCTTGAAGTAGGATTTGCATGAAAGCTCGGTATGGGAGTCGGCGAGGTGTAGGAACAGTTCCAACTCGGAAAGATAGGAGAGCTTGTGTCGTGCTGATTATTGAGACTAGTGTGCTGGTTCTGGACCATGATCATTGCCGGATCGACCACCGGGTGGTGCATCATGGACGGATCGTCGACAAATGTAGATTGTGGGTGGGTACCCGGGGCATCCAGCATCAGAGAACCTATGGCGCTGGATGGAGCCCCTGCAAATCTAGTATCAAAGCACTGGTCAATAGCAGAAGCATCAGCAAAAAGAGAGTGCGATAAGTAGGCGTGCTCGGTCGTGAAGGCCGGGGTGGATTGCGCTGTTGAAGTTGCTTGCGTCTGCATACTTATGGACGTATGGCACACAAGATATAACAATGTATTGAATATGAAATCTTCATGTAAAAGAGACAAAAAAGACAGAGAATTATCAGTGAGATTTAGTGAGCTGGATATGCTCTGAAAGTGACTAGTATCCAGCTCacagagaagaaaatgtgAACCGTTATATAGGGCCTTTTGACATAGAGCCCTCATGACTTAAGGCACTTTGGAGACTCCGGCGGCGAGACAAGCCCAACATAAAATGCAAGATTCCGCCCCCTCCAATAAGATTAACGCGTTAGAGGGTAGCGATACGACGGGCGAAAaaagcaacaacagcagccacaAACACGTCATGAAATCAAACTCGCCCAGTGTCCTAATCTGGTCTAGGGTGAGATTGTATCCCTGTTATTGGCTGAACTGTTACACGAGGATTATGTCTCGACCAATGGGGGATGCAATGTGTGTTGCACAAAGCCGCCCAAGCCCCAGCTCGATGCCTTCACAGCCACAGGGCGGCCTCAGATCATAGCCTGAGCCCTGCAATTTTGTCGTTGCTTGGGCTGGCATAAGATTGAGGTCGGCCCCATCGATTCCTGACTCTCTTTGACCAAAGACCACTGCACTCCTGCACCAGCCAGACCAGACTTGCTAGAGCCATGGCGAACAACGAGTGGGAGATCCACAAAGATGAGATCGAGCTTCTGTACATCCAGCAGAACAAAAAGCTATCCGAACTCACTGAGCATATGTCCAGCAAAGGGTTTAGCAAGACGTAAGTGCGCCACCGATCTGACTTTACTTGTTGTTGACAGTCAGCAGTAAAGGGCAGTATGAACGCCAGTTCGCGAAGTGGGGATTTCGCAAGAACAGTACACTGGGGCGCAAGATCGATGGGGAATGGGTGGGCTGGCGAGTTGACAAGAGGAAACGACTTGAAGGGAAGGACAGCGAGCTGGTTGTTGACGATGGTGCCGTTTGGCCTGCCCCAAAGCTTCGGAAGATGCTGCAAGGGAAGGTGTTTGTCTCGACGTATAACAGGCTCTCAAGGGCAGGAGGTGAGTTCAGTCCATCGCGTGCCTGTGCTTCGGTGGTGTTGCTGACGACGTGGGTAGAGCCTTCTCCGCCAACGCCGGAGGGCCTTCAAGTTCGCACTCCCCGATCCCCCTCGTCGCAGCGTTTATTTGACCCATTTCCCGCATCCACGCGTTTTCTCTGGAGTCAATCGCTGCCATGGCTACGATTCTGTACTCTGATGCAGCCTGAACTTGAGCAAGGTACGAGCCTCATGAACCTGCAAAAGGATATCAATTCACTGTCGCGATAGAGTCGGCTCTGCTGGCGCCCACTGGCCAGCCGTCATGGGCTCTCGGGATCGGCTTACAGTCGAACGCTGTGAAGGCAAAAGTAATGCAACTCTTGGGATGGATCGTGCCTTGGAAAAACCTCCCCCATCCACTCGATACCGACATCGACTCTCGGATCAGCGCGACCTTAAGCGTTCTCATGCCGGAACAGTTTGACGAGCAACATCAACAATTGAGTATGAACCCAATATACCTCGAGTTGTACATCCTTTCCAACAACCTGCAATTGCACGACACTACCAGGCGATCCGAGGCCACTATACGCTCTCGAGATGAACGAGTGATCGAGATGTTCAGGAGCCTTGGGCGGCATAAAATGAAGCAGTTCACGAACCTTCTGCCAAGGAAAGAGCCCACTATTGAGGCGATAGCAGAGAAGCTATTTGCAAGCGCGGTCCGCTTGTCCGATGTTCCTATAGTCAAGATGCTACTTGAGGCTCGCATGGATCCGGATCGCCTCATTGAGATTTATA
This genomic interval from Aspergillus puulaauensis MK2 DNA, chromosome 7, nearly complete sequence contains the following:
- a CDS encoding uncharacterized protein (COG:S;~EggNog:ENOG410PSYJ), yielding MAPLSLKAKGLGAAMAVYLLGQPIQCPFIIPPLVGDAVALTVAQVGSAAASFGGAIAGGAVASNDKRGFDLNSRAAQVEAPEGVPQYNFDQCVDSLVDPAVSVTVTGPVENNGVQIDGLTSQCMVLGNVITGDVEGPVATPCGSACLLYNNLDSDQYSQMQSTFEELKNL